The following proteins are co-located in the Paenibacillus sp. FSL H8-0079 genome:
- a CDS encoding Ku protein, which produces MHTVWKGAISFGLVHVPVKMFSATEDKDISMRYIHKVCGSPLAYVRQCPSCEVDVKWEEITKGYEYEKGKFVLFEKDELEALNDSTSKTITILDFVDLTEIDPIYFQKTYYLSPDQAGGNAYQLLMNAMRDTGKIGIAKISIRSKSSLAAIRVLEDCLSMETIFYPDEIRPVSQVPNLPEVQNVNEKELTMAKLLIDQLSTPFEPGKYNDDYRSKLLDLIQHKVAGEEIKIAPAKPEANVMDLMAALQASIEAVKPIPVDPGTTTAKPKKRAPRKTSAQAVAGGETDAPAPAKRKKATPKPKG; this is translated from the coding sequence ATGCATACCGTCTGGAAAGGCGCAATCAGTTTTGGCCTTGTGCATGTGCCTGTCAAAATGTTCTCGGCTACCGAAGACAAAGACATCTCCATGCGCTACATCCATAAAGTCTGCGGCAGCCCGCTCGCTTATGTTCGCCAATGTCCATCCTGTGAAGTGGACGTGAAGTGGGAGGAAATCACCAAAGGCTATGAATATGAAAAAGGAAAGTTCGTACTCTTCGAGAAAGATGAATTGGAAGCGCTAAATGACTCCACCAGCAAAACCATTACCATTTTGGATTTTGTTGACTTGACTGAGATTGATCCCATCTATTTTCAGAAAACATATTACCTATCGCCCGATCAGGCTGGGGGTAACGCCTACCAGCTGTTGATGAATGCGATGCGGGATACCGGCAAAATTGGCATCGCCAAAATTTCCATCCGCTCGAAAAGCAGTCTCGCTGCCATACGTGTGCTGGAAGATTGCCTGTCGATGGAGACGATTTTCTATCCGGACGAGATTCGTCCTGTCTCCCAGGTGCCCAACCTGCCAGAAGTGCAGAACGTGAATGAGAAGGAACTCACGATGGCAAAGCTGCTGATTGATCAACTTTCTACGCCTTTTGAACCTGGTAAATACAACGATGACTATCGCAGCAAACTGCTGGATCTGATCCAGCACAAAGTGGCAGGCGAAGAAATCAAGATTGCTCCAGCCAAACCTGAAGCCAATGTGATGGATTTGATGGCTGCTTTACAGGCAAGCATCGAGGCTGTAAAACCCATTCCAGTTGACCCTGGGACAACAACCGCCAAGCCTAAGAAACGTGCACCACGGAAAACGTCCGCTCAAGCTGTTGCGGGTGGAGAAACCGATGCACCTGCTCCAGCGAAAAGAAAAAAGGCCACACCCAAACCAAAGGGTTAA
- a CDS encoding H-type small acid-soluble spore protein, whose protein sequence is MDAKRAKAIYDSKDTIAVTLEGDPVWIENVDEANGMATVQVGSRPGNTQTVRVDRLEE, encoded by the coding sequence ATGGATGCAAAGCGTGCCAAAGCGATCTATGATTCCAAGGATACCATTGCTGTAACATTGGAAGGGGATCCGGTGTGGATTGAGAATGTGGATGAAGCCAATGGCATGGCGACCGTTCAGGTTGGCAGCAGGCCGGGAAATACCCAGACGGTACGTGTGGATCGGTTGGAGGAGTAG